From Trueperaceae bacterium:
GTTCGTGCAGCGTCTCGGGCGGACCGGCCGGCGCGGTGAACCGGGCGACATGAGTCTCTACAGCGTCGAGGACCCGCCGGCTGCAAGCGCCTCGGCGCTCGAGCGGATGCCCTGGCTGCTGCTCAAGACCATCGCCATGGTGCAGCTGTACGTGGAGGAGAAGTGGGTGGAGCCTATCGAGCCACCCAGGCTCCCTTTCAGCCTGCTGTACCACCAGACGATGAGCGTGCTGATGCAGCACGGCGAACTGCTGCCCGCCGACCTTGCGGACCTTGTACTCACGCTGCCACCCTTCCGAGAGGTCGGCAGGGACCGTTACAAGCGGCTGCTCACTCACCTGCTGGAGATAGACCACCTCCAGTGGACCGAGCGACGGCGGCTGTTGATCGGCCTGGCGGGGGAGAAGGTGGTGAACGATTGGCACTTCCTGGCGACGTTCGCCGACAGCGTCGAGTACGACGTGATCGCCGGCAGCGAGCACGTGGGAACCCTGATGTCCCCGCCTCCGGTCGACACCGTGTTCCGACTGGCCGGCCGGACCTGGCGGGTGAAGGACGTCGACATGAAGAAGCACTCGATCCTCGTGCAGCGGACCCGAGGCAAGGCCCGGACGACGTGGACTGGCGGCGGCGGAGGGGTGCACATCCGGGTGATGGAGCGCATCCGGCAACTCTTGGACGAGGAGCTCGAACCCGGCTACCTGAACGAGCCCGCAGTGGAGCGCCTACGGGAGGCACGCGACTTGGCGCGGGAGGTAGAGCTCTCCCAACGGCAGATCCTACCGGGAAGCGACGGGACTTCACACCTGGTGCCGTGGCTAGGGAGCTCCGGCTTCGCGGCGTTGCTGCTGGGCCTGAAGGCGCGGCTGGGTGAAGA
This genomic window contains:
- a CDS encoding helicase-related protein, with protein sequence ERLLGISPRRIGLSATLGDYELAKEWLAGGSDRPVGVIDEGRTRRVRIALEHYQVADDEPKEEPEDAPDVAQEGPLPHILSMYGRTRRGKSLIFVNSRSEAEDIGAGLRELAERDGQADIYFVQHGSISKEYRLDAEEAMREEARPACTVATVTLELGIDLGQLERVLQFGAPHSVSSFVQRLGRTGRRGEPGDMSLYSVEDPPAASASALERMPWLLLKTIAMVQLYVEEKWVEPIEPPRLPFSLLYHQTMSVLMQHGELLPADLADLVLTLPPFREVGRDRYKRLLTHLLEIDHLQWTERRRLLIGLAGEKVVNDWHFLATFADSVEYDVIAGSEHVGTLMSPPPVDTVFRLAGRTWRVKDVDMKKHSILVQRTRGKARTTWTGGGGGVHIRVMERIRQLLDEELEPGYLNEPAVERLREARDLAREVELSQRQILPGSDGTSHLVPWLGSSGFAALLLGLKARLGEEKATARSAPFYMSVRAPYGELLEVLQKPLTKDEIRSQLTGRSVPLEGKFDEYLPEELLLEAFVEDGIDVEEVERSRKVSASYGSH